AAAGCGTAATAGTCCGTCCCCGGCCCCAGTCGCAGGTTGGCATTGGCCGTCGTCGTGACTGTCTTCCCGGCGCTGAACTCCGTCGAGACCTGCTTGGGCAGGAGGTTCACCATCATCAGCCCATTGGCCACGGCACGCTCGCTGCCGTCGGATGGGACATTCTTGATCACCCCATTTACCCACATCGCGGAGGAGCCGCCGCCGTCCATGTTCACCCCATAGGTAGCGCCCAGCGTGTCCCTGCAGAATACCCCCATCTCGTCGCTGGTCATCCCGATGCTTTGGGCGCTCCGCCCATCGCACACCATGAAGAAAATGTAGGTAGAGTTGTAGGCGACTAGCGTCCGCGGGTTCCGAGCAGTCATTCCAGCGTCGTCGGTCTCCTGGATCACGCCATTTTTCAGGAACTCGAAGTTCCCCTGGGCCAGCGCGTACGCCTTGTGGAAGGTGCGATTATCTACAACGGAGCAAAGATCGCCGCCGGGCGGGCCGTCATAGAGCCGGAATCGCTGGCTGATCGCAATGGTTTGGCCCACTTCGGCATAAGTCTGCAGGAAGGTCGCCGCCTCCCCCACCCCCGAAAGTACCAGATGGTCAAAAGGGATGCTGGTGGACCCCTGGTTGACGCGCACCTGTCTGATCGTCCCGGTGACTGTGCCGGGTGGGGTGAGGATCAGCAACGGCGTGGACAGCTCGACCAGCACCTCCACCCCGCCGGCAGAAGTCAAAGTGTTGTTGTTGTATTGCGGCGTAAAGAGGATCAATTGGTTTGATCCCCGGGCGATATTGATGCCGTCGAAAACACGCGATGATCCGCCAACTGTCACCGTGTGATCGTCGGGCAAATAATGGTAGCAAACGCCATTGAAATAGCTGCGGTCCATCTTCCACACAAAGCCCATCTGCCCGCCCCAGTCATCGAATCGCTTGGCATACCAGCCATCGTAGATATGCCCGCCGGTAATGATGCCACTGGTGCCGTTGAAGAAGCTGCCGTTGATGGCCACCACCACGTCGTTGCGTTTTCCCCAGGATTCTCCCCAGTAATTGATGGCATCCTCGTACCGGGGGGCCTGCGCACTGACCACTTCTCTGGCCCCGGAAACATGGTTCAAGGCGATCATGCTGCCGATTGTGCAGTTGGTGTTGGCCACTGCCATGCGTGTCACGAAGACATTGTTCGGGCCTGTCGCGGTGAACTTCTGGTAGTCAATTCCGACCCCAACGCTGGTCCATTGCGCGGGCGCGCTTGAGATGAGAAGGCTGAGCAAGAAGCCGGACAGTGTGAGTTGAGATCTGGTGTTCACGAGTGTTCTGTTGTGGGGCTGGGTTGGTGTGGCGCGAGGTATTAGAACGGTATGGCGCCGGAGAACCTCTGCGCGGTCTGGCCCCGCCACGAGCCGGGGCAGGCAAGCACACTCGACGCTCCCAACAGGAGCGCAGACGCATTCCAGGTCGAAGCGCAAACCCTGCTTCTCATCAGACGCCCTGGTCAAAGGTCTTCACGACAAGTTTCTCATACCATTTATGGCTCCGGATTACCAGCAAAACATGTCTCAGACCTTAGCTCAATTGTTGGGCATGGGAGTGTGAGCGCTCAGGAAGCGAGAGTTTTATTAGCTTTTTCGCGGATTCCCGGGGAAGCCCATTGGCGATTCATCGTTTCGCTCTCCTCTGCCTGCCTCCGGCACCCCCTCCGGGCAGACGCGACGGCACCGTTACGGGTGGCCGGACATTTGCGTTGGCTTGCGGCCGGCTGGGGGATGGCGTGTTAGTGCGGTCTGGCTACGGTGTGTATCCCATGGGGAGCACTCCCCATGGGATACACACCGTAGCACCACCATGCCGCCACCGGAATCCCAAGCAGGATGTGCCGGGGTCAGCGGGGATTGGAAAAGGCAGGCAGGCGGCATCACTGTCCAAAATATGGACAGTGCACGGGTTTCGGAGGTCGGGGAGGCGTTCCAGGTAGCGTAGATGGCAACCACCGTTGGCACTTCCCGGAAATCCGTGCCGAACCTCTTGTTAGCCCGCATCCCGCTCCTTGGGGTAACGACGCTTCCTGGGGCATATCTGCGGTGGAACGGCTGCGCTCACACATACTTCCACCGGGTGTTGCTATCTATGGCGCTCCCGACGGAACTTCCGATAGAGCCCCATTGCCGCAACAGCCACCGGTGTTCATCCGCCTCCGCGGTTCCCAATTGCAGCCGATCCAGTCCACCGTCTAGGATGAGTCATGCTTGAAAGTCTGACACGCCGGCTTGCGTTAGCGCATAATCTCACGGAGGACGAGGTTCGCCAGGCTGTTGGGGATTTGGTTGACGAGGCGGTGCCGGCGACGACCAAGGCTGAGTTTCTAACGCAACTGGCCCGGAAAGGTGAGACGGTGGATGAAATCGCGACGTTTGCCCGCGAGTTGGGCCGTCGGTCGGTTCGACCGGCGCTGGTGGAGGAGTTGCGCAGCGGCGTTCTGCTGGATGTGGTTGGCACGGGGGGCGATCACCTGAGCACTTTCAACATCTCGACAACGGTGTCCCTGATCGCCGCTGCGGCGGGTGTGCGGGTGGTCAAGCATGGCAATCGAGCCAGCACTTCGCTGGTAGGGAGCGCGGACGTGATGGAGGCCCTGGGCATCCCGTTTGACTGGGAACCGGAGCAAGCCGTGCGGTCGCTGTGCGAACACGGCTTTGCGTTCTTCTTCGCGCCAAAATACCACCCCGCCTTCCGGCACATTATCCCGGCGCGCAAGCTCTGCGCCGCGCAAAGCCAGAGCACGATCTTCAACTTCCTCGGACCGTTGCTGAACCCGGCAGCGCCGACGGCGGCCTTGATTGGCGTGCCGCGGCCGGACTTGTGCGCGCCGCTCGCGCGCGTGCTGCAGTCGCTCGGCATGCGCCGCGCGATGGTCGTGTGCGGGGCCGTGCCCGGCGAGGCCGGGACGGTCCGGTACTTGGACGAACTTTCCCCGCTCGGTCCGACGACAGTGGCGGAGTTCTACCAGGAACGGGCGTTAGCTTGTTCGACGGTGCGAACGGAGTGGTTCCCGCTGCAGCCGGCGGTGCTGGCGGACCTGCGCGGCGGCGATCGCGAGGTCAATGCCT
The DNA window shown above is from Candidatus Paceibacterota bacterium and carries:
- the trpD gene encoding anthranilate phosphoribosyltransferase, which encodes MLESLTRRLALAHNLTEDEVRQAVGDLVDEAVPATTKAEFLTQLARKGETVDEIATFARELGRRSVRPALVEELRSGVLLDVVGTGGDHLSTFNISTTVSLIAAAAGVRVVKHGNRASTSLVGSADVMEALGIPFDWEPEQAVRSLCEHGFAFFFAPKYHPAFRHIIPARKLCAAQSQSTIFNFLGPLLNPAAPTAALIGVPRPDLCAPLARVLQSLGMRRAMVVCGAVPGEAGTVRYLDELSPLGPTTVAEFYQERALACSTVRTEWFPLQPAVLADLRGGDREVNASIIRRVLKGEERGPKRDAVLLNAAAALFVADRVRSLAEGWELAGQTIDSGRAAAKLAELRRQA